In Pantoea cypripedii, the DNA window CGGCGCGTGCCGCTTCCGGGGATTCGGCGGCAACGGCGATCACCACCTGCCCAAGATAGTCGACTTTATCCTGTGCCAGCAGCGGATCGCCGGGCTCCAGCGGGCCGACATCGTTGATAGCCGGCACATCACGCCATGTCAGGACGCTGACCACACCCGGCACCGCATAGCAGGGCTGCACATCGAGTCGGGTGATACGTGCATGGGCATGTGGACTCAGTAACGGGCAAAGGTGTAACAAACCCGGCAGCTCCGGTTTGTCATCGATATAGATCGCTTCGCCGGAGACGTGTTTATCGGCACTTTCATGCTTACGGCTGCGCCCGACACCCGTCTGGATACCGGCGTCAAACTGCGATTTTAATAACGTTTCATTCAGTTCCGGGCGGTTATGAGACATAGCGCGTTACCTCCGCAATGGTCAGTTCACCGCTGGCCTGCGCGTAGTAGCGACGCAACAGATTACGTGCCACCTGTAAACGATAAGCCGCGCTGGCGCGGAAGTCGCTCAGTGGCTGGAAATCATGGCTCAGCGCGGCACAGGCGCTTTCGATGGTGGTCAGATTAAAGGGGGCGCCGGTTAGCACGGCCTCGGCTTGCAACGCACGTTTGGGTGTGGCCGCCATACCGCCAAAGGCAATACGGACGCGCTGCACCGTGCCATTCTCCAGCTGCATATTGATCGCGGCAAAGATGGCAGAAATATCGTCATCCAGGCGTTTTGAAACTTTCCAGGCGACAAAATCAGGTGACACCGTCACGCGCGGAATAATGATGTTGCGGATAAACTCCCCCGGTTGTAACACCGTCTGGCGATAGCCAGTGAAAAACTGGTCAAGCGCCACTTCACGACAGTGCTCCCCCTGCTGTAATTCCAGCCGGGCGCTGAGCGCCAGCAGCATCGGTGCAGCGTCGCCAATCGGTGAGGCATTGCCGATATTGCCGCCCAGCGTGCCCTGATTGCGGATTTGCAGTGAAGCGAACCGCTCCAGCATGGCACTGAACGCCGGAATACGCGTTGCCAGAAACTGATAGCAATGATGCAGCGATGCCCCTGCGCCCAGACGCCAGTTTTCATCATCTTCCAGACAGGTTTTCAGTTCCGCCACCTGCTCCAGCGCGATCAACAGCGGAAGACGCTGATACTGCTGGGTGATTTGCAGGCTGAGGTCGGTGCCTCCCGCCAGCAGACGCGCTTGCGGATGCTGCTGATACAACGCCGCCAGCTGTGCCACCGTTTTCGGGACAAAACAGCGGCTGCCATTGGCCTCCAGCACCTGGACTTCATTGTTGGTCAGCGCCTGTAAGCGCTGCACCAGGTGGGTTTCGCTTTGGCTGAAGTTATCGCACACCGGGTGCTCACAGGCCTGCTGCGCCGCATCCATAATCGGCCGGTAGCCGGTGCAACGACACAGATTCCCCGCCAGTGCCTGCTCCGCCTGATGCCTGTCCCAGCCGTCACTGTTTTTCTGCAAGGTAAATAACGACATCACAAAACCCGGCGTGCAGTAGCCGCACTGTGAACCGTGGCAATCAACCATCGCCTGCTGTACCGGATGCAGATCGCTCCCCTGGCGCAAGTCCTCCACGGTGATCAACTGCTTGCCTTGCAAACTGCTGACCAGCGTCAGGCAGCTGTTCACCGTTTCATAGTGCATATGGCCATCCACCACTTTTCCCAGCGTCACGGTACAGGCACCGCAATCACCTGAGGCGCAGCCCTCTTTGGTGCCGCGTCGTTGCTGGTGATTACGCAGGTAATTCAGCACGGTGAGATTCGGATCGAGGTCGCGCTCGGTCACCAGTCGATTATTAAGCAGAAACTGAATCATGCAGCCTTTACCCCGCTTTCACGTTGCCAGACGGGTTGACCATTCACCCAGGTCTGGGCGATGTTGCGATCGTCACCCAGCGTCATCAGCACAAACAATTTCTCCCAGATATCTTTGCTGTTGGCATAGCGCAGCTGCTGCAATGCCGATACGGCCGGGTCGAGTACCACGAAATCGGCCTCTTTTCCGGGATTGAAGTTGCCAATGGCATGATCAAGATCGAGCGCATGCGCACCACCCAGTGTTGCGTGGTAGAAGGCTTCACAGGCGCTGAGTTTGTAGCGTTGCAGCTGGCCGACTTTATAAGCTTCGCCCAGCGTCTGGAGCAGATTGAAGGTGGTCCCCGCACCGACATCGGTGCCGATGCCCATGCGCACCCCCTGCTGCCAGCAGCGTTTGATGTTAAATAAACCGCTGCCGAGAAACAGGTTGGAGGTTGGACAAAAGGCTATCGACGAATCGGTGTCGTGCAGGCACTGCCATTCATGGTCTTCCAGATGCAAACAGTGGGCAAAGACGCTGCGTTTCCCGGTGAGCTGGTGCTGATGGTAAACATCAAGATAACCGTCGTGCTCCGGGAACAGTTCTTTCACCCAGGCGATTTCCTGAGGATTTTCGCTCAGGTGGGTATGCAGCCAGGTATCGGGAAATTCCGCGCGCAGCTGACTCACCTTTTCCAGCAACTGGGGCGACGATGTGGGGGCAAAACGTGGCGTCAGCGCGTAGCTTAATCGTCCCCGATTGTGCCAGCGCTGAATCAGCTCACGGGTTTGCAGATAGCTGGCTTGCGGCGTTTCCGTCAGATAAGCCGGTGCATTGCGGTCCATCATCACCTTTCCGGCGATCAGGCGCATATTGAGTTGCTCCGCAGCACTGAACAACGCATCGACTGATTGCGGATGCACGGTACCGAACACCAGCGCGGTGGTGGTGCCATTGGCCAACAGCTGATGCAGAAAAAATGCCGACATCTGCGCAGCGTGATCGGGGCAGTGATACTGGCTTTCTACCGGGAAAGTATATTGATTCAGCCATTCCAGCAGTTGCTCACCAAACGCGCCGATCATTTCGGTCTGCGGATAATGGATGTGAGTATCGATAAAGCCCGGCACGATCAGTTTGCCACGCAGGTCGACCAGGCTGGTGGGATCAATGTGTTTCTGAGCCGTTTCCCAGCTTTCCAGGCTGACGACTTTCCCGTCGCGCACGGCCAGTACCCCATCTTCGAGGTAGCGCGCCTGATCGGCAATGGTGTCAGGCTGGGTAGCCAGGCCGGTAAAATCAAAAAAGCTGGCCCGCAGCGTGATTTCGGATGCAAAAGGCATAAAATGTTCCTTAGTTGAGAAAGCACCCGGCTTTCTCTTTGTTATGGCAGGTGACGGCCTTTTATGCAGATTGCAAACAACATGCCAACGCGGAAATATCATTTATTTATTTATATTCAATGGCTTATGTTCAACCCATTTGTTTTTAGTCATGCTGAGCAGGCAACCGAATGCGCAACCGGTTGCCTGGGTTAGCAATCGGTTGCGATTTAACAACTGCCAGATTTGGTGCGATTGGCGTGAGAATGACGTGTGTCATCGTGGTGCAGGCCTGCGCCATCATTGTGCATGACAAATTCGGTCAATGCTTTTTATGGGCAGAAGACCTGGCTTGAGTTCGAAGAAAGGATTGGGTGCATTGAGGCTAGCCGCAACCATCAGGATTGGCGGGGATCACTCCCCGCCGGTTGCTCTTACTTAGGTTCGTAATCCATGACAGCAGCAACCTCCATGTGACCGGTTCGAATCCGTATCTCACAAAGGTCTTTCCTCGATACCAGCAAGGCGGCGACTACCGCCCCTAATACGATAATGGCGATCATGATCGCCTTATGCTGCTTCATGGTTGCTTCTCCTTGCCTTTCGGCGCGTAAGAGGCTACCTTTATGTGGCTGAAGCATAAAGATGGGCCTCAAGTTGATTTATAATCACTTGGGGCTTTTCTCTTTCTGCCTTTGACAAATGCTTAAGACAGAAAGCCTCAAGCACCCGGCGCGATTCTAAGCCAACCCTCTGACTTATCCAAAATTTTCCATACGTTCCGCTTCGGTAATCCGTGTTTTTGTCTCAATTTTGCGATCCACTACAGACTTTGTTCTCTCGTCAGTTTTTCTTTGTCAGAATAGATTAGTCTGGACATACAATTGTTAAGGAACAGTGAGATGATTATTTTTGTTACCGGTGCGACCGCCGGTTTTGGTCAAAGTATCACCCGCCGCTTCATTGCTACAGGTCATAAAGTGATCGCCAGTGGACGCCGCGCTGAGCGCCTGCAGGCGCTGAAAGACGAGCTGGGTGACAATCTGTATACCGTTCAGCTGGACGTGCGTAACCGCGCGGCCATCGAAGAGGCTATCGCCGCCCTGCCTGCCGAGTGGCGCAATATTGATGTGCTGGTTAACAATGCCGGTCTGGCGTTGGGCGTGGAACCAGCACATAAGGCCAATATTGAAGACTGGGAAAATATGATCGACACCAACAATAAAGGTTTGGTGTATATGACGCGCGCATTGCTGCCAGCCATGGTGGAACGCAATGTCGGTCATATTATCAATATCGGCTCAATTGCCGGTAGTTGGCCATATCTCGGTGGCAACGTTTACGGTGCGACCAAAGCCTTCGTGCGTCAGTTCAGCCTCAATCTACGTACCGATTTACATGGCACCGCGTTGCGCGTAACCGATATCGAACCGGGTCTGGTCGGCGGCACCGAGTTTTCTAATGTCCGTTTTAAAGGCGACGACGGTAAAGCGGATAAGGTGTATGAAGGCACCACCGCACTGACAGCCGAAGATGTGACCGAAGCGGTGTATTGGGTCGCGACGTTGCCGAAACACGTCAACATCAATACCCTGGAGATGATGCCAGTCACGCAAACGCTGGCCGGTCTGAAGGTACATAAAGAATAACGTGTTGCGGCGCGATTTATCGCGTCGCTACGCTTCACTGCCCCAGCCCGCCACAATAATCAGCATGCCACTTAAGGCAATCAGACCGCCTGCCCAATCCCACGGGCTAAGTTTTACCCCATCGACCAGCTGCAGCCAGATCAGCGCCGTCATCACATACACACCACCGTAGGCGGCATAGACGCGTCCACTCGCCGCCGGGTGTAACGTCAGCAACCAGACAAATAGCATCAGGCTGGCCGCAGCCGGTAGCAACAGCCATGCCGTCGCCCCCTTCTTCAGCCACAGCCACGGCAGAAAGCAGCCAACAATTTCCGCGATAGCAGTGAAAAAGAACAACAGTGCGGTTTTAACCAGCATAAAAAGTCTCTCAGAAGTCTCAACAAATGCCTCACCGCTGGTGAGTAAAGAAGCAGCGATGATATACTAGCGACCATTGTTGTTACAGCCACCATCGCGGCTGTGCTGGCGTTAACTGAAGGAAAAGATGATGAAAAAACTGTTTCCCGCACTACTGGCTGCGGCACTGACCTCCAGCGTACTGCTGGCTGCCCCCCTGGCTTCCGCGCAGACCGATAAACTGATCATTGAAAACGGCAACAGCGCTGCCAGCAATGAAGCAGCACGCCAAAGCAAGGAACAATGGAATGACACCCGCAACCTGCGCGACAAGGTGAATACCCGCGTCGAGAAAGAGTTCGACAAAACCGACAAAGCGTTTGATACCCGTGACTCATGTGAAAAAAGCTATAACGTCAACGCCTACTGGGAACCCAACACCCTGCGTTGCCTGGATCGTCGTACCGGCCGCGTGGTCGCACCATAAGCCGCTGATGCTGCTATAGTCATCAAGGGAATAAAAACCAAAGGAGTGTGTGATGAATAAACGTGTAGCCGTTGTATTGCTGTCCCTGCTGGCATTGCCGATGCTGGCACAGGCCTCCTGTGAAAGCGTAAAAGCAGACATCAGCAAAAAAATCATCAGTAACGGCGTAGCCGAGTCAGATTTTACCCTGGATATCGTCGCGAACGATCAGGCCGACCAGGCCGGTGGCCAGGTTGTGGGCCATTGCGAGAATGATACCCAGAAAATTGTCTACAAAAAGCTGAACCACGACGCTGACAGTAACGAACCCAATGCTGCGGGCAGCTCGCAGGATTCATCTTCACAGTAAACATACCCTGTAGCGGCGCGTTTTTTCGCGCAGGTTTTTGGCACCGCGCGCCGCTACGTATTCTCTGGTCGCTGATGCGGCATCAGCCACGCAATCCATAGTGTCAGGCTGGCAATGAGCAGCGCCACCACAAACACCCAATGTAGTGAACTGGCAATCTGGGCTATCCACTCCTGCAATGTTCCGTGTGGCAAGGCCTGACGGCTTTCATGCGACATGATTTTTTGCATCGGATCGCTGGCCTGCGGCAGCCGTAGCATCAGGTTATAATTCAGCACCGCCCCCATCAGCGCAGTCCCAATCGCCGAACCCAGCATCCGGCTGAACATAATCGACGCGGTACAAATGCCACGAATTTCATAATGCGCATGGTTTTGCACAGAAACCAGGAAGGTGGTGCTGGTCATTCCCATGCCCGTACCGATCACAAAAGCGGTGAATCCAGCCTGCATAATGCTGCTATCGGCGCGTAATAGCAGCAATAACGCACTACCGGCTATTAACAATAGCGCCCCCAACTGCGCGGTAATGCGGTAAGAGGTCATCAGCATCAGTCGTCCACTCAGGGTGCTGGCAAGCGGCCAGCCAATCGACATCATCGCCAGCGCGCTGCCTGCCTGTAACGGCGTGCCACCGGTAATGCCCTGAATCCAGGTGGGCAGGAAAGCGCTGATCCCCATCATCGCAGCCCCGATAATCAGGTTACCCGCATTGCCCGCCACGATTAACCGGCTGCGCCAGATAGCCAGCGGAAACAGCGGTGCCGCCGCGCGTTGCTCATGACGCTTGAGGAAAACCGCCGCGATCAGCGCCATCACCAGAAACAGCAGCAGCCAGTAACCGAGGACTTCTGCCTGCAACAAGGCGATCAGCAACGCGCTGACGCTCAGCATCAGCCAGGCGCAACCCGTGATGTTCAGCGCAGCGCTTTGCTGTTGTTCATGCGCCGGAAGGAAACGCGCCAGCAGCAGCATGGAGAGCAGCCCAATCGGCACGTTGACCCAGAAAATCACCGCCCAGCTGAAATGCTGTACCAGCCAGGCACCACTCAACGGCCCGAGTATCGCCGCCACTCCCCAGACACTGGAGAGCCAGCCCTGCACACTGGCGCGTTCGCGCGGTGAGTAGATGTCCGCAACGATGGTGGTGGTCAGCGGCATGATGGCCCCCGCTCCCAATCCCTGAAAAGCGCGGAACAGGATGAGCCATGTCATGCTATGGGCAAAGCCGCACAGCACTGAACCGATAAGGAACAGTGAAACCCCAACAAAAAATAGCGTTTTCCGGCCCCACATATCCGCCAGCCGCCCGTAAAGCGGCACGGTCACCGCCTGGGTAAGCAGATAGATGGAGAAAACCCAGCCAAACTGCGAGAAGCCGCCCAGATCGGCAATGATGGTGGGCATCGCTGTCGCCACAATGGTGACCTCAATCGCCGCCATAAACATAGCCAGCATGCAGCCGATCAGGATCCAGTGACGATTTCCCGTTTGTATTTCTGCGCTCTCAGTCATTTTTCTTCCTTCCTTTGCCTCAAGGCTAGACGAAATTTGCCGTCGTCAATTTCCTCTGCGTGCGCTCGCTTGTGACAGTGTCACATAATTCGATGAATTTTTTTTATTGTCGTGAATTGCCTTATTTCATGCGGGTTGAACCCGTTTTTTCCCCTTTTTCTATCTGTCTGATTTTCCCCTGAAAACTGGCATCTTCCGTTTTAGGTTGCTATAGGTCTAAAACCCCTTTCCCGGTTTTCACTGGAAAAGTGACATTAAGTAGTCGTTTTATCTGCAATCTTAATTTTTTAAATGTTTTTATGATTCAGGGAGAAGCACGCTATGCAAAACGCATCGCTTGCCCGACGAGCCGGGTTGGCAGTGCTTGCCATTGTAGTGGTGGTTGGGCTGCTGGTCTGGGGACTCGGGCTGGATACGCTGCGCGCCCGTCGGGTGGATTTAATCTATCTTGGGCAACAGCATTTGTTTTTGGTGTTCTGGTCAATGTTGTTCGCGCTGCTGGTCGGTATTCCCAGCGGCATTTTGCTGAGCCGTCCGTTTGCCCGGCGCTGGGCTGAGTACGTGATGCAGATTTTCAACGTCGGCAACACGCTGCCACCGCTGGCCGTGCTGGCGCTGGCGATGGTAATCGTCGGCATTGGCGATCGTCCGGCGTTAATTGCCCTGTTCCTCGCCTCTTTGCTGCCTATCGTGCGAAATACCTTTGCTGGACTGAGCGCGGTCCCCCCCTCGCTGCTCGAAGCCGCCAACGGTATTGGCATGACCAAATTTCAGCGTTTGCGTCAGGTGGAAATACCCAATGCACTGCCGGTGATCCTTGCCGGGGTGCGGATTGCTACTGCCATCAATGTTGGCACTGCGCCGCTGGCGTTTTTGATTGGTGCCAGCAGCTACGGCGAGCTGATTTTTCCTGGCATCTATCTCAACGACTTCCCAACGCTGATCCTCGGTGCAGCGGCAACTGCCCTGTTCGCGCTGATCCTCGATATGCTGCTCGCCGCAGTGGGACGCATCCTCAGCCCGCACTCAGCGGCATAACCACAGGAGCCTTGTGATGGCCACTGCCAACCTGCTGGCGCGCTGGGCAAAACGCACCGCGCTGGCACTGACCGCAACCCTGGCACTCAGCCAGGCCGCTGCGGCCGCCACCCCCATTGTGATGGCGACCAAAAGTTTTACTGAGCAACACATTCTTTCCGCCATGACGGTGATGTGGCTGCAAAAGAAAGGTTTTCAGGTGATCCCAAAAACCAATATCGCCACCACCATTGGTCGTAACGCGATGATCAACAAACAGATTGATATGACCTGGGAATATACCGGAACTTCGCTCATCATCTTTAACCACATCAATAAGCCGATGTCGTCACAGCAGGCTTATCAAACGGTGAAAGATCTTGACGGTAAGCTGGGGCTGATCTGGCTGGACCCGGCCCCCATGAACAATACCTACGCCTTCGCCATGAAACGTGAACGTGCTGACAAGGAAGGTATCAGCACCATGTCGCAACTGGTGGCAAAGCTGGAGCAGATTCGTAAGACTGACCCGGATCATAACTGGAAGCTGGGGCTGGACCTGGAGTTTGCCGGGCGTTCTGATGGCCTCAAGCCGTTACAGAAGGCCTACAACATGCCGCTTGACCGCCCACAGATTCGGCAGATGGATCCCGGGTTGGTATACAACGCGGTGCAGGAAGGCTTTGTTGATGCTGGCCTGATCTACACCACTGACGGACGTGTAAAAGGCTTTGATCTCAAGGTGCTGGAGGATGATAAGCACTTCTTTCCAAGTTACAACGTCACGCCTGTGGTGCGTAAAGATGTGCTGGAGAGCCATCCGGGACTGGAAGCTGCGCTGAATCAGTTGTCACCGCTGATCACTGACGAGGCGATCACCGAGATGAATAAACGCGTCGATATTGATCACCAGTCTCCTGAACAGGTGGCACGTGATTTCCTTAAATCTAAAAACATGCTGTAAGGAGGCGCTATGGATACCCTGCATTACATCATGGATAACTGGGACACCCTGCTGGCCCTGACCTGGCAGCATACCTGGCTGGTGCTGGTGGCGGTTGGTTTTGCCATTGTGGTTGGCGTACCGCTGGGCATTTTGATTGTGCGCTTTAAATGGCTGGCTACGCCGGTATTGGGTATTGCCACCATCGTACTCACCATTCCGACCATCGCGCTATTTGGCCTGATGATTCCGCTGTTTTCGCTGATCGGTCAGGGGATTGGTGCCCTGCCAGCCATCACCGCCGTGTTTCTTTATTCACTGCTACCGATTGTGCGTAACACCCACACCGCGCTGGAGAACCTGCCACCGGGCCTGCGTGAAGCCGGACGTGGTATCGGCATGACCTTCTGGCAGCGCTTGCGCTGGGTTGAGATCCCCATGGCACTCCCGGTCATTTTTGGTGGTATCCGCACCGCCGTGGTGATGAATGTGGGCGTGATGGCGATTGCCGCGGTGATCGGTGCAGGTGGTTTAGGCCTGCAGCTGCTGGATGGCATCAGCGGCAGCGATGTACGTATGTTGATTGCCGGTGCGTTGATGATTTGTGTGCTGGCTATTGTGCTTGACTGGCTGCTGCATCGTTTGCAGTCGGCGCTGACTCCTAAGGGGATTCGATAATGATAAAACTGGAAAACCTGACGAAAACCTTTACCCAGAAAAATGGCACCCGCTTCAATGCCGTTGATAACGTCAGCCTGGAAGTGCCCGCCGGGGAAATGTGTGTGTTGCTCGGCCCTTCTGGTTGCGGCAAAACCACTACGCTGAAGATGATCAATCGACTGATTCCCGCTACCAGCGGCAAAATTTTAATCAATGGTGAAGACACCAGCATGCAGGATACCGTGACGCTACGCCGCAATATCGGTTATGTGATCCAGCAGATTGGTTTGTTCCCCAATATGACCATTGAAGAGAACATTACCGTGGTGCCGCGCATGCTGGGCTGGGATAAAAAACGTTGCCGTGAACGCGCGACTGAACTGATGAGCATGGTGGCGCTGGATCCGACAAAATTCCTGCATCGCTACCCGCGTGAGATGTCAGGTGGCCAGCAGCAGAGGATCGGCGTGATCCGCGCGCTGGCGGCAGATCCACCGGTACTGCTGATGGATGAACCTTTCGGTGCGGTCGACCCAATTAACCGTGAGGTGATCCAGAATGAATTTCTCGACATGCAACGTCAGTTGAAAAAGACAGTGATGCTGGTCAGCCATGATATTGATGAAGCACTGAAGCTGGGCGATCGCATTGCGGTATTTGGTCAGGGCAAAATTGTGCAGTGTGCCAGCCCGGATGAATTGCTGGCGAAACCGGCGAATGATTTTGTTGGATCGTTTGTCGGCCAGGACCGCACCCTGAAACGTTTGTTGCTGGTGCAGGCGGGTGACGTCACCGATCAGCAGCCGACCATTACCGTGCAGCGCAGTACTCCTTTGCAGGAAGCTTTCGCCACCATGGATGATAACGATATGCGCTCGGTAACGGTGGTGGATAATGACGGCAAGCCACTGGGCTTTGTGAAACGTCGGGAAGCGCGTGGTGCCAGTGGGCGCTGTGAAGAGATGCTGCATACCTTTACCGTCACCGGCAAAGCCGAAGAGAACCTGCGTGTGGTGCTGTCCAAACTGTATGAACACAATCTGGTGTGGATGCCGATTGTCGATGAGGATGGCCGCTACAGCGGGGAGATTTCGCAGGATTATATTGCGGACTATCTGAGCTCGGGACGGACACGTCGGCGGTTGAATCCTTAACTGCTCGATCCGTAGCGGCGCGATTTATCGCGCAATCCCGTGCACGATGCGGGAAAAACCCGCGCGATAAATCGCGCCGCTACGGTCAGTGTTTAATGGGAGTCCTCTGCGGCGGCAGTGGTCAGTGCGGCGTTGCTCTGCTCTGACGGCAGCATCACATTCAGCACAATCGCCAGAATGCCGCCGGTGGTCACCGCATGACCGAACAAATTGGTGATGATCATCGGAAATTGTTTTAGTACATCCGGTACTGCTTCAACGCCGAGACCCAGACCAAACGACACCGCCACAATCAGCATTTCACGGCGTCCCAGCGGCGTCTGTGTCATCACGCGGATCCCAGCAGCCACCACGCTACCAAACATCACCAGCGTTGCACCACCCAATACCGGCGGCGGAATTTGCTGCAACAAATTACCAATCACCGGGAACACGCCGAGCAGCACCAGCATCAGACCGATCACCATGCCGACATAACGGCTGGCGACGCCGGTCATCTGAATCACGCCGTTATTTTGCGCGAAGGTGGTGTTCGGGAAAGCAGAGAACATCGCAGCCAGTACACAGCTGATACCATCAGCCAGGATGCCACCCTGTAGACGACGCTGGAAACCTTCACCCTCAATCGGCTGACGTGACAGCAGGCAGTTGGCGGTGAGATCCCCTACCGCTTCGATCACGCTGATCACGGAAACCAGCGCAATCGGCACAAAAATCGCCCAGTCAAAGTTGAAGCCAAAACGGAAAAAGCCCGGCATCACCAGCCAGCTGCTGGGTGCCATCGGTTTGAGTTGCAGATGGCCGGTCAGCGCTGCCGCCACACAACCCACCGCAATCCCTGCTACCACCGCAATCAGACGCGCCCAGCGGTTACGTGAGCGGTTAAGCGCCACAATCACCAGCAACGTCAGTGCGCCCAGCGCCAGGTTCCAGGGGGCGCCGAAGTCCGCCGCGTTATGGCCGCCCGCCCAGTCAGTAATGCTGACTTTTATCAGGCTTATACCAATCAGGGTGATCACCGTACCGGTCACCACTGGCGTCAGCACTTTACGTAATGGTGCGATACAGCGGCTGATCAGCATCGGGATCAGGGCGGCGATCAGGTTGCAGCCGAAGATCATCGCCATGATCTCTTCCGGGGAACCGCCACGCGCTTTCACCATCAGTCCACCCGACAGGATGACGCCAAGGAAGGCAAAACTGGTGCCCTGCAGGCAGATCATTCCCGCACCAATGCCCATAAAACGCCGAGCCTGGATAAAGGTGCCCAGTCCGGAGACCAGTAACGACATGCTAATCAGATAAGGAATATAAGCCTGTAATCCCAGTACCGAACCAATAATCAGCGGTGGCGTAATGATGCCCACTACGCTAGCCAGCACATGTTGCAGTGCGGCAAAAAATGCGGGAACTGGGCCTATGCGTGCTTCCAGCCCGTACAGCAAACCTTTTTCATCTGAGTGCGACATAACGGTGCTCCGGCAGTAAATTCATCAGGTCAGCTGATGCATGAATCACGCCAGAGCAATAAGTTTCCGTGATGTTTTTGGCAATTCGTTGAATTTACTAGGGATTAATTTGCAGAAAACGGCGGCTGAATCTGCAACCTTAGATTCAGCCTTTCCGTATTTGCCACTTTTTGTTTCATCATGCCGCTGGTTTTGCACTGTCGCTGTGCGACAGGCGGTTATCCAGCAATGAAAGATCGAGGTAACCACTCAGCTCGCGTTGTTCTGCACGTGGCAGATAGGGCAATTCACCCAATAACGGGGCGACCAGCTTTTCACTCAGTACATCAATGATTTCAGCATAATGTGCCAGCCCAGGGTTGATGCGATTCGCGACCCAGCCAACCAGCGGCAGACCATCCTGTGCGATTGCCTCGGCGGTCAGTAAAGCATGGCTGATGCATCCTTCTTTAATCCCGACGACCAGAATCACCGGCAACTGCTCCTGTTTTACCCAGCTTGAGAGCGGTTGCAGATCATTCATCAGGCAACGCCAGCCACCCGTTCCCTCAACCACCACATGCGGGGCGCGATCCTGCAAGGCAGCCAGCCCTTTACTGAGCAGCGGATAATCAATTTGATGGGTGGGACTGGTGCTGATTTCATCCTCTTCCAA includes these proteins:
- the xdhA gene encoding xanthine dehydrogenase small subunit: MIQFLLNNRLVTERDLDPNLTVLNYLRNHQQRRGTKEGCASGDCGACTVTLGKVVDGHMHYETVNSCLTLVSSLQGKQLITVEDLRQGSDLHPVQQAMVDCHGSQCGYCTPGFVMSLFTLQKNSDGWDRHQAEQALAGNLCRCTGYRPIMDAAQQACEHPVCDNFSQSETHLVQRLQALTNNEVQVLEANGSRCFVPKTVAQLAALYQQHPQARLLAGGTDLSLQITQQYQRLPLLIALEQVAELKTCLEDDENWRLGAGASLHHCYQFLATRIPAFSAMLERFASLQIRNQGTLGGNIGNASPIGDAAPMLLALSARLELQQGEHCREVALDQFFTGYRQTVLQPGEFIRNIIIPRVTVSPDFVAWKVSKRLDDDISAIFAAINMQLENGTVQRVRIAFGGMAATPKRALQAEAVLTGAPFNLTTIESACAALSHDFQPLSDFRASAAYRLQVARNLLRRYYAQASGELTIAEVTRYVS
- the guaD gene encoding guanine deaminase, encoding MPFASEITLRASFFDFTGLATQPDTIADQARYLEDGVLAVRDGKVVSLESWETAQKHIDPTSLVDLRGKLIVPGFIDTHIHYPQTEMIGAFGEQLLEWLNQYTFPVESQYHCPDHAAQMSAFFLHQLLANGTTTALVFGTVHPQSVDALFSAAEQLNMRLIAGKVMMDRNAPAYLTETPQASYLQTRELIQRWHNRGRLSYALTPRFAPTSSPQLLEKVSQLRAEFPDTWLHTHLSENPQEIAWVKELFPEHDGYLDVYHQHQLTGKRSVFAHCLHLEDHEWQCLHDTDSSIAFCPTSNLFLGSGLFNIKRCWQQGVRMGIGTDVGAGTTFNLLQTLGEAYKVGQLQRYKLSACEAFYHATLGGAHALDLDHAIGNFNPGKEADFVVLDPAVSALQQLRYANSKDIWEKLFVLMTLGDDRNIAQTWVNGQPVWQRESGVKAA
- a CDS encoding Hok/Gef family protein, whose translation is MKQHKAIMIAIIVLGAVVAALLVSRKDLCEIRIRTGHMEVAAVMDYEPK
- the ydfG gene encoding bifunctional NADP-dependent 3-hydroxy acid dehydrogenase/3-hydroxypropionate dehydrogenase YdfG; this translates as MIIFVTGATAGFGQSITRRFIATGHKVIASGRRAERLQALKDELGDNLYTVQLDVRNRAAIEEAIAALPAEWRNIDVLVNNAGLALGVEPAHKANIEDWENMIDTNNKGLVYMTRALLPAMVERNVGHIINIGSIAGSWPYLGGNVYGATKAFVRQFSLNLRTDLHGTALRVTDIEPGLVGGTEFSNVRFKGDDGKADKVYEGTTALTAEDVTEAVYWVATLPKHVNINTLEMMPVTQTLAGLKVHKE
- a CDS encoding YnfA family protein — its product is MLVKTALLFFFTAIAEIVGCFLPWLWLKKGATAWLLLPAAASLMLFVWLLTLHPAASGRVYAAYGGVYVMTALIWLQLVDGVKLSPWDWAGGLIALSGMLIIVAGWGSEA
- a CDS encoding DUF1283 family protein gives rise to the protein MKKLFPALLAAALTSSVLLAAPLASAQTDKLIIENGNSAASNEAARQSKEQWNDTRNLRDKVNTRVEKEFDKTDKAFDTRDSCEKSYNVNAYWEPNTLRCLDRRTGRVVAP
- a CDS encoding DUF1161 domain-containing protein — translated: MNKRVAVVLLSLLALPMLAQASCESVKADISKKIISNGVAESDFTLDIVANDQADQAGGQVVGHCENDTQKIVYKKLNHDADSNEPNAAGSSQDSSSQ
- a CDS encoding MDR family MFS transporter, with the protein product MTESAEIQTGNRHWILIGCMLAMFMAAIEVTIVATAMPTIIADLGGFSQFGWVFSIYLLTQAVTVPLYGRLADMWGRKTLFFVGVSLFLIGSVLCGFAHSMTWLILFRAFQGLGAGAIMPLTTTIVADIYSPRERASVQGWLSSVWGVAAILGPLSGAWLVQHFSWAVIFWVNVPIGLLSMLLLARFLPAHEQQQSAALNITGCAWLMLSVSALLIALLQAEVLGYWLLLFLVMALIAAVFLKRHEQRAAAPLFPLAIWRSRLIVAGNAGNLIIGAAMMGISAFLPTWIQGITGGTPLQAGSALAMMSIGWPLASTLSGRLMLMTSYRITAQLGALLLIAGSALLLLLRADSSIMQAGFTAFVIGTGMGMTSTTFLVSVQNHAHYEIRGICTASIMFSRMLGSAIGTALMGAVLNYNLMLRLPQASDPMQKIMSHESRQALPHGTLQEWIAQIASSLHWVFVVALLIASLTLWIAWLMPHQRPENT